The following proteins are encoded in a genomic region of Micrococcaceae bacterium Sec5.8:
- a CDS encoding type IV toxin-antitoxin system AbiEi family antitoxin domain-containing protein, which translates to MDPLDYLTQAGGVARTAQLLAAGFSRTDIARLAGAGAQQLRRGVFVLPDCRPEFLAAIRNNARVSCASAAAHYGLWLRDAPARHHLACNHGHGGGFVRHRTVRFAGHPMLPVAAIEDVVLHAMTCLPPPAAAAIATSALRLHGVPLELLKSQLLGDKSGPARKALQLVDVRAESIVEVDAQHLFRAASIAYEAQVYLAGIGRVDFLIEGYLIVEVDGFAFHSSREAMRRDLRRNNASALTGYSVLRYMPEHIWYEPERVVAEIRAVLARR; encoded by the coding sequence ATGGACCCTTTGGACTACCTGACCCAGGCTGGCGGCGTCGCCCGGACAGCACAATTGCTCGCCGCCGGCTTTTCACGAACGGATATTGCCCGCTTGGCCGGCGCCGGGGCGCAACAGCTGCGGCGGGGCGTGTTTGTCCTCCCTGACTGCCGGCCCGAATTCCTGGCAGCTATCCGGAACAACGCCCGGGTCAGCTGCGCCAGCGCGGCGGCACACTATGGCCTGTGGCTGCGGGACGCCCCGGCCCGTCATCATCTGGCGTGCAACCACGGCCACGGTGGAGGTTTCGTCCGGCATCGGACGGTCAGGTTCGCAGGGCACCCGATGCTGCCCGTGGCTGCGATTGAAGACGTGGTGCTGCATGCCATGACCTGCCTGCCGCCGCCGGCGGCGGCGGCTATTGCGACATCCGCCCTGCGTCTTCACGGCGTTCCCTTGGAACTGCTCAAGAGCCAACTCCTCGGCGATAAATCCGGCCCGGCCCGCAAGGCCCTCCAGTTGGTGGATGTGCGGGCCGAATCAATCGTGGAAGTGGACGCCCAGCACCTGTTCCGCGCCGCCTCAATAGCTTATGAGGCCCAGGTCTACCTTGCCGGAATTGGCCGGGTCGATTTCCTGATCGAAGGCTACCTGATCGTTGAGGTGGACGGCTTTGCCTTTCATTCCAGCCGGGAGGCCATGCGCCGGGATCTGCGCCGAAATAATGCCTCGGCCCTGACCGGCTACTCCGTGCTGAGGTACATGCCGGAACACATCTGGTACGAACCGGAGCGGGTCGTCGCCGAGATTCGCGCCGTTCTGGCCCGGCGGTAA
- the speB gene encoding agmatinase gives MEELRIEANGNLGPIDSSRIPRYAGAATYARLPRLDQVAKADVTVVGVPFDSGVSYRPGARFGSNHIREASRLLRPYNPAWDVSPFENIQVADAGDMAVNPFNINEAIETIQQNALDLSASGSKLLTLGGDHTIALPLLRAAAERAGEPVAMLHFDAHLDTWDTYFGAEYTHGTPFRRAVEEGILDTEAISHIGTRGPLYGKKDLDDDHRFGFGIVTSADVYYQGVLETVAKVRDRIGNRPLYISVDIDVLDPAHAPGTGTPEAGGLTSRELLEILRGFRGMNLVGADVVEVAPAYDHADITGVAASHVAYELVTLMADRAVDGDRFGAPNGYAAQALGQDSRRPAGSAASAASAAQRVESEKSR, from the coding sequence TTGGAAGAGCTGCGCATCGAGGCCAATGGCAACCTTGGCCCCATCGATTCATCCCGCATTCCCCGTTACGCGGGAGCCGCCACCTACGCGCGGCTGCCCCGGCTGGATCAGGTCGCCAAGGCGGATGTGACGGTGGTGGGCGTGCCCTTCGATTCGGGTGTCTCCTACCGCCCCGGCGCCCGCTTCGGATCCAACCACATCCGCGAGGCGAGCCGGCTGCTGCGCCCGTACAACCCGGCCTGGGACGTCAGCCCTTTCGAAAACATCCAGGTGGCCGACGCCGGCGACATGGCCGTGAATCCCTTCAATATCAATGAAGCGATCGAGACCATCCAGCAGAACGCCCTGGACCTGAGTGCTTCCGGCAGCAAGCTGCTGACCCTGGGCGGGGACCACACCATTGCCCTGCCTCTGCTCCGTGCCGCTGCCGAACGCGCCGGTGAGCCGGTCGCCATGCTGCACTTTGATGCCCACCTGGACACCTGGGACACCTACTTCGGCGCCGAGTACACCCACGGCACCCCTTTCCGCCGTGCCGTTGAGGAAGGCATCCTGGACACCGAGGCCATTAGCCACATCGGCACCCGCGGCCCGCTGTACGGCAAGAAGGACCTCGACGACGACCACCGTTTCGGCTTCGGCATCGTCACCTCCGCCGACGTCTACTACCAGGGCGTGCTCGAAACCGTCGCCAAGGTCCGTGACCGGATCGGCAACCGTCCGCTGTACATCTCCGTGGACATCGACGTCCTGGACCCCGCGCACGCCCCCGGCACCGGAACCCCCGAGGCCGGCGGGCTCACCAGCCGCGAGCTGCTGGAAATTCTCCGCGGCTTCCGCGGCATGAACCTGGTTGGGGCCGACGTCGTTGAGGTCGCCCCCGCGTACGACCACGCGGACATCACCGGCGTGGCAGCCAGCCACGTCGCCTACGAACTGGTGACCTTGATGGCGGACCGTGCGGTGGACGGGGACCGCTTCGGTGCGCCGAACGGTTACGCTGCGCAGGCACTCGGCCAGGATTCCCGCCGTCCGGCAGGGTCCGCGGCCTCCGCGGCCTCCGCGGCCCAGCGTGTGGAGAGCGAAAAGTCCCGGTGA
- a CDS encoding thiamine pyrophosphate-binding protein — MTGVRNGGDLVVETLEALGAKTVFGIPGQHALGLFDAMGRGNLHFVSSRVENNSAFAADGYSRATGEVGVLFLSTGPGALTSLAGLQEAYATGVPMVVIASQIPLEGLGARRKGMLHQLDDQKASAANVTKSQRLIQHASGIPSAIQDAWTEAISSPQGPVWLEIPQNVLLDPIMVPPVEDALAEAADNPPRIELVREAVKWLSTAERPAIIAGGGARRGRAEKSLLSIAEKLRAPVICTPGGNGAFPWNHELSLQAWIEDQHMTELLEDADVLVVIGSSLGEVTSNYFTFTPRGRIIQIDAEPRVLESNRPGLGIRADAGQALADLDAALTEPHGAGADWRGTPPETLVKETLAKVKARLESQDLSKELKFMADIRDAVPASMQTFWDMTISAYWAWSCWDARQGQFHSAQGAGGLGFGFPAAIGGAVGLETTGMPGSSARVLAVSGDGSAMYSISELATAKQHNVPVTWLIVDDGGYGILREYMVGAFGTATATELSRPDFVKLAEAFGVPAVRVAPEDVGDALKAGFAADGPNVVVVETLLKMFAPTHLGEQAGPVVGG; from the coding sequence GTGACAGGCGTCCGCAACGGCGGCGACCTCGTCGTCGAAACCCTCGAAGCCCTTGGCGCCAAAACGGTCTTCGGCATCCCCGGCCAGCATGCCCTGGGTCTTTTCGACGCAATGGGCCGCGGCAACTTGCACTTCGTTTCCTCCCGGGTGGAAAACAATTCGGCTTTCGCCGCCGACGGCTACTCGCGCGCCACGGGCGAAGTGGGCGTCCTCTTCCTTTCCACCGGCCCCGGCGCCCTGACGTCGCTGGCCGGGCTGCAGGAGGCCTACGCCACCGGTGTCCCCATGGTGGTGATCGCGAGCCAGATCCCGCTCGAAGGACTCGGTGCGCGGCGCAAGGGCATGCTGCACCAACTCGATGACCAGAAGGCCTCGGCCGCCAACGTCACGAAGAGCCAGCGGCTGATCCAGCACGCCTCCGGCATTCCCTCCGCCATCCAGGACGCCTGGACGGAGGCCATTTCCTCGCCGCAGGGCCCCGTTTGGCTGGAAATCCCGCAGAACGTGCTGCTGGATCCCATCATGGTGCCCCCGGTGGAGGACGCCCTCGCCGAAGCGGCCGACAACCCGCCCCGGATCGAACTGGTCCGGGAGGCCGTGAAATGGCTGTCGACGGCGGAACGTCCCGCCATCATCGCCGGCGGCGGCGCACGCCGCGGCCGGGCGGAGAAATCGCTGCTCTCCATTGCGGAGAAGCTGCGCGCTCCGGTGATCTGCACGCCCGGCGGAAATGGCGCGTTCCCGTGGAACCACGAGCTCTCGCTGCAGGCCTGGATCGAGGACCAGCACATGACGGAGCTGCTCGAGGACGCCGACGTGCTGGTGGTGATCGGGTCCTCGCTGGGGGAAGTCACGTCCAACTACTTCACCTTTACGCCGCGGGGCCGGATCATCCAGATCGACGCCGAACCGCGCGTCCTCGAATCCAACCGCCCCGGCCTGGGCATCCGGGCCGACGCCGGCCAGGCGCTCGCCGACCTCGATGCGGCGCTGACCGAGCCGCACGGAGCAGGCGCGGACTGGCGCGGCACCCCGCCCGAGACGCTGGTCAAGGAAACCCTGGCCAAGGTCAAGGCACGGCTGGAATCCCAGGACCTCAGCAAAGAGCTGAAGTTCATGGCAGACATCCGTGACGCCGTTCCCGCCTCCATGCAGACCTTCTGGGACATGACGATCTCGGCCTACTGGGCCTGGAGCTGCTGGGACGCCCGCCAAGGCCAGTTCCACTCCGCCCAGGGCGCGGGCGGGCTGGGCTTCGGTTTTCCCGCCGCGATCGGCGGCGCCGTCGGCCTGGAAACCACGGGCATGCCCGGCAGTTCCGCCCGGGTGCTGGCCGTCTCCGGCGACGGCTCGGCGATGTACTCCATTTCCGAACTCGCCACGGCCAAGCAGCACAATGTGCCGGTCACCTGGCTGATCGTGGACGACGGCGGCTACGGCATCCTGCGTGAGTACATGGTCGGCGCCTTCGGCACGGCCACGGCCACGGAACTCTCACGCCCCGATTTCGTCAAGCTCGCCGAGGCCTTCGGCGTTCCTGCGGTCCGGGTTGCCCCCGAGGATGTCGGGGACGCGCTCAAGGCGGGGTTCGCGGCGGACGGTCCGAACGTCGTCGTGGTCGAAACGCTGCTGAAAATGTTTGCGCCCACCCATCTGGGGGAGCAGGCAGGACCGGTGGTCGGCGGATAG
- a CDS encoding MarR family transcriptional regulator: MSVESNAAAKLVYQIFDLQRAVRCVAAANVRGQDTGVALQGVLRFVGEGESRATHLAERLGVSAPVLSRHIAELEEHGYVIRRPDPDDGRAQLIALSVAGAQKLRVIEDHRTATLQALLQDWSEDDVEVTAGVLQKLAESLRTTARATTAGPAHTTEIVEE, encoded by the coding sequence GTGTCAGTGGAATCCAATGCCGCAGCCAAGCTCGTGTACCAGATCTTTGACCTCCAACGCGCTGTCCGGTGCGTTGCCGCCGCCAATGTGCGGGGGCAGGACACCGGCGTAGCACTGCAAGGCGTCCTGCGCTTTGTGGGTGAGGGCGAGTCCCGGGCCACCCACCTCGCTGAACGGCTTGGCGTCAGCGCGCCGGTCCTCAGCCGGCACATCGCCGAGCTCGAGGAACACGGCTACGTCATCCGCCGGCCGGACCCTGACGACGGCCGGGCCCAATTAATCGCTTTGTCAGTCGCCGGGGCGCAGAAACTGCGCGTCATAGAGGACCACCGCACGGCGACCCTCCAGGCCCTGCTGCAGGACTGGAGCGAGGATGACGTCGAAGTTACGGCGGGCGTCCTCCAGAAACTTGCTGAGTCCCTCAGGACCACAGCCCGGGCAACGACGGCCGGACCCGCACACACGACCGAAATTGTTGAGGAGTAG
- a CDS encoding MDR family MFS transporter yields the protein MDKKPGAPRASQPAGEPTEMTHRQIMEALTGLLAAFFTAILSSTIVANALPTIMSELKGTQTDFAWVITAALLANAATTPIWGKLADLFNKKVLVQLSIVIFVAGSVMAGLSETIPLLLTARVIQGIAMGGLTALAQAIIGSMIPPRDRGKYSGYMGGVMAVGTAGGPLLGGFIVDSPLGWRWTFFVCVPLAVVALILLQVTLKIQHVKRPAKIDWLGSILLTSGVSLLLIWVSFAGNPDYYDWWSWQTVVMVGGGVALLALLVLVESKVAQPIIPLNIISERTTALAILASVAVGVGMFGSSTFLGQYYQVARGASPTEAGLLTLPMIAGNLIGSVASGLLISRTGKWKRYLVAGAVLLIGGLGMAGSMDHTTELWMTGIYTAILGVGLGLLMQNLVLAVQNTVQAKDIGTASASVAFFRAVGGAIGVSVLGAVLANRVKALVIEKLAASGAQAPAGSSAATMDLNDMPAPLREIMRAAYGDAIAEVFLISAIVGLVALVAVLLIKERPLRRTVDIRPEPAENGGNLAFETTPAAGRVPASSAGTAGVGAATAAPSAAGTGVSSGTGTVDLDLEFLEVLSRQHAESHGPDAARAEAGVSSGPGESDGHRAVEREGARQRSRTLVAADRPDVADVVPVLLQTQQLLAQQQLQLVAAIRAVNEQAAQQREIAAQQACTAEELTALGRQLAKQRKLQRAAADYLATHGRHRTE from the coding sequence ATGGACAAGAAGCCGGGGGCGCCCCGCGCGTCCCAACCCGCCGGGGAGCCCACGGAAATGACCCACCGGCAGATCATGGAAGCGCTCACCGGGCTGTTGGCGGCCTTCTTCACCGCCATTCTCAGCAGCACGATTGTGGCGAATGCGCTCCCCACCATCATGTCCGAGCTCAAGGGAACCCAGACCGACTTCGCCTGGGTCATCACGGCCGCACTCCTGGCCAACGCTGCCACCACCCCCATTTGGGGCAAACTGGCCGACCTCTTCAACAAGAAGGTCCTCGTCCAGCTCAGCATCGTGATCTTCGTGGCCGGCTCGGTCATGGCCGGCCTGTCCGAGACCATCCCGCTGCTGCTCACCGCCCGGGTCATCCAGGGCATCGCGATGGGTGGCCTCACCGCCCTGGCCCAGGCCATCATCGGTTCAATGATCCCGCCGCGCGACCGCGGCAAGTACTCCGGCTACATGGGCGGCGTGATGGCCGTCGGCACAGCCGGCGGCCCCCTCCTGGGCGGCTTTATCGTGGACAGCCCCCTGGGCTGGCGGTGGACGTTCTTCGTCTGCGTTCCGCTCGCCGTCGTGGCACTGATCCTGCTGCAGGTGACCCTGAAGATCCAACACGTCAAGCGGCCAGCCAAAATCGACTGGCTCGGCTCCATCCTGCTGACCTCCGGCGTCAGCCTGCTGCTGATCTGGGTCTCCTTCGCCGGCAACCCGGACTACTACGACTGGTGGTCCTGGCAGACAGTTGTCATGGTGGGCGGCGGCGTTGCCCTGCTGGCCCTGCTGGTCCTGGTGGAATCCAAGGTGGCCCAGCCCATCATTCCGCTGAACATCATTTCCGAGCGGACCACGGCCCTGGCGATCCTCGCTTCGGTGGCCGTCGGCGTGGGCATGTTCGGCTCCTCCACCTTCCTGGGCCAGTACTACCAGGTGGCCCGCGGCGCCAGCCCCACGGAAGCCGGCCTGCTGACCCTGCCCATGATCGCGGGCAACCTGATCGGTTCCGTCGCTTCCGGCCTGCTGATCAGCCGTACCGGCAAATGGAAGCGGTACCTGGTGGCCGGCGCCGTCCTGCTCATCGGCGGGCTGGGCATGGCAGGCAGCATGGACCACACCACCGAACTCTGGATGACCGGTATTTACACAGCCATTCTGGGCGTCGGGCTGGGCCTGCTGATGCAGAACCTCGTTCTCGCCGTCCAGAACACGGTCCAGGCCAAGGACATTGGCACTGCCAGTGCCTCCGTGGCCTTCTTCCGGGCTGTTGGCGGCGCGATCGGCGTCTCGGTGCTGGGCGCCGTCCTGGCCAACCGGGTCAAAGCCCTCGTGATAGAAAAGCTCGCGGCCTCCGGCGCCCAGGCGCCGGCCGGATCCTCCGCGGCCACCATGGACCTGAACGACATGCCGGCGCCGCTGCGTGAGATCATGCGGGCGGCTTACGGCGACGCAATCGCCGAGGTCTTCCTGATTTCGGCCATCGTTGGCCTGGTGGCGCTGGTAGCTGTCCTGCTGATCAAGGAACGTCCGCTGCGCCGCACCGTCGACATCCGGCCTGAACCTGCCGAAAACGGCGGAAACCTTGCCTTCGAGACCACACCGGCCGCCGGCCGTGTCCCGGCAAGTTCGGCCGGCACCGCCGGAGTCGGGGCGGCCACGGCTGCCCCATCTGCAGCCGGCACCGGAGTCAGCAGCGGCACCGGCACCGTGGATTTGGACCTGGAATTTCTGGAGGTGCTCAGCCGGCAACACGCCGAATCCCACGGCCCGGACGCGGCCCGCGCGGAGGCCGGCGTGAGTTCCGGCCCGGGGGAGTCCGACGGCCACCGGGCGGTCGAGAGAGAAGGCGCCCGGCAACGGTCCCGCACCCTCGTCGCCGCGGACCGGCCTGACGTGGCCGACGTCGTCCCCGTGTTGCTCCAGACCCAGCAGTTGCTGGCGCAGCAGCAACTTCAGCTCGTGGCGGCGATCCGAGCGGTCAACGAACAAGCTGCGCAGCAGCGGGAAATTGCTGCCCAACAGGCATGCACTGCCGAGGAGCTCACAGCCTTGGGCCGCCAGTTGGCCAAGCAGCGCAAGCTCCAGCGCGCTGCCGCGGATTACCTCGCCACGCACGGGCGGCACCGGACAGAGTAA
- a CDS encoding ABC transporter ATP-binding protein — MLVTLIRRYSKPYMPYIGAVIFFQLASTIAALYLPSLNAQIIDEGVSRGDTDYIWRTGGVMLGVALVQVVTAIAGVYFGSKAAMAFGRDLRRGVFRKVTSFSAKDVNVFGAPTLITRGTNDVQQVQMLMLMGLNFMVATPIMCIGGIFMALREDLNLSWLVWVSVPLLAVVVGYLVVRLMPLFRSMQTKIDRLNGILREQIIGIRVVRAFVREPHEAERFGAANKELTDVSLKIGALFVLMFPAIGMILHISTAAVLWFGGQRVGAGEMQVGSLTAFLQYLLQILMAVMMGTFMAMMIPRATVCADRIGEVLDVEPSIHESATPVTPARKAGRVEFRNVSFAYPGAEAPVLSGISFTAEPGQTVAIIGSTGAGKTSLLSLLPRLYDAASGEVLLDGVPVTNLDRAEITQRVAMVPQRPYLFSGTIEHNLRFGKTEATDKQLWDALTVAQAADFVREKKNGLGSRISQGGTNVSGGQRQRLCIARALVTEPKVFLFDDSFSALDVATDARLRRALKAKTADATVIIVGQRVSTIADADQILVLDKGRIVDRGTHEELLQSSSTYQEIVESQLTAEAVA; from the coding sequence ATGCTCGTCACCCTCATACGGCGCTACTCCAAGCCGTATATGCCATACATCGGTGCAGTGATTTTCTTCCAGCTCGCCTCCACCATCGCAGCGCTGTATCTCCCCAGCCTGAACGCCCAGATCATCGACGAGGGCGTTTCGCGCGGCGACACGGATTACATCTGGCGGACCGGTGGCGTGATGCTCGGTGTAGCCCTCGTGCAGGTCGTCACCGCGATCGCCGGAGTTTACTTCGGTTCGAAGGCTGCCATGGCATTCGGCCGCGACCTGCGCCGCGGCGTGTTCCGCAAAGTCACCAGCTTCTCCGCCAAGGACGTCAACGTTTTCGGCGCCCCCACCCTGATCACCCGGGGCACTAACGATGTCCAGCAGGTGCAGATGCTCATGTTGATGGGCCTGAACTTCATGGTGGCCACGCCCATCATGTGCATCGGCGGCATCTTCATGGCACTGCGTGAGGACCTTAACCTGTCCTGGCTGGTCTGGGTGTCCGTGCCGTTGCTGGCAGTGGTGGTGGGCTACCTTGTGGTCCGGCTGATGCCGCTGTTCCGGTCCATGCAGACGAAAATCGACCGGCTCAACGGCATCCTCCGGGAGCAAATCATCGGCATCCGCGTGGTCCGCGCGTTCGTGCGGGAGCCGCATGAAGCCGAGCGCTTCGGCGCCGCGAACAAGGAACTCACCGACGTCTCGCTCAAGATCGGCGCCCTGTTCGTGCTGATGTTCCCCGCAATCGGCATGATCCTGCACATCTCCACCGCGGCCGTGCTCTGGTTCGGCGGCCAGCGGGTGGGCGCCGGGGAAATGCAGGTCGGCTCCCTGACAGCGTTCCTGCAGTACCTGCTTCAAATCCTGATGGCCGTCATGATGGGCACCTTCATGGCCATGATGATTCCCCGCGCCACCGTGTGCGCGGACCGCATCGGTGAGGTGCTCGACGTCGAACCCTCCATCCACGAGTCGGCCACCCCGGTCACTCCGGCCAGGAAGGCCGGCCGAGTCGAGTTCCGCAACGTCTCCTTCGCCTACCCCGGTGCCGAGGCACCGGTGCTGAGCGGCATCAGCTTCACTGCCGAACCCGGGCAGACCGTGGCGATTATCGGCTCCACCGGCGCCGGCAAGACGTCCCTGCTGTCCCTGCTGCCCCGCCTGTACGACGCCGCCTCGGGGGAGGTGCTGCTCGACGGCGTTCCCGTCACCAACCTGGACCGCGCCGAGATCACCCAGCGCGTGGCCATGGTGCCGCAGCGGCCCTACCTGTTCTCGGGAACCATCGAGCACAACCTGCGCTTCGGCAAAACGGAGGCCACCGACAAGCAGCTCTGGGACGCCCTGACCGTGGCCCAGGCGGCCGATTTTGTACGCGAGAAGAAAAACGGTCTCGGCTCACGGATTTCCCAGGGCGGCACCAACGTCTCCGGCGGCCAGCGCCAGCGCCTGTGCATCGCCCGGGCCCTCGTCACCGAACCCAAGGTGTTCCTGTTCGATGACTCCTTCTCCGCCCTCGACGTCGCCACCGACGCCCGGCTCCGCCGTGCCCTCAAAGCGAAAACCGCCGACGCCACCGTGATCATCGTCGGACAGCGCGTGTCCACGATCGCCGACGCCGATCAGATCCTGGTGCTGGACAAGGGCCGGATCGTGGACCGCGGCACACATGAGGAATTGTTGCAGAGCTCCAGCACCTATCAGGAAATTGTTGAATCCCAGCTGACCGCGGAGGCCGTGGCATGA
- a CDS encoding ABC transporter ATP-binding protein: MTATGAAATGPTATSAAATEPEEDFYEEEFVPGEADGGMFGSVPAKKPQHFWPSAKRLMGLLKPERAGITAVLAMVTVAVVLNVVAPRILGQAMDVIFSGVVGKQLPAGGSKEQFVEGLRAQGQDNFADMLARMDVIPGAGIDFQKLAFLISVVLVMYFVANIFLWLQGYVLNVLVMRVVRQLRDDTEKKLNRLPLNYFDTRQRGDILSRVTNDVDNIQQALQQAFAQLVNSALTVIGILIMMFIVSWQLALIALVALPLSAVAAGIIGSRSQKLFAAQWKNTGDLNGQIEESFSGHDLVRVFGRDADMLARFDERNEALYQASFGAQFVSGMIMPVMQFVSYLSYVGIAVVGGLRVASGAMSLGDATAFIQYSREFTQPLGQMAGMANMLQSGVASAERVFEFLDADEQDAETATEKLPAKTDGHVQFRHVTFSYTPDKPLIEDLSFTAEPGHTVAIVGPTGAGKTTLVNLVMRFYELQGGSITLDGVDITQLSRAELRSKVGMVLQDAWLFGGTIYDNIRYGKLDATEEQVMEAARATFVDRFVRALPDGYNTIIDEEGNNVSAGEKQLITIARAFVANPSLLILDEATSSVDTRTEVLVQKAMAALRTDRTSFVIAHRLSTIRDADTILVMEAGRIVEQGAHAQLLEMKGAYYRLYMSQFAGEDADPAFSENTADDATAVRS; the protein is encoded by the coding sequence ATGACCGCTACCGGCGCCGCGGCCACCGGCCCCACCGCAACGAGCGCCGCGGCCACCGAACCGGAGGAGGACTTCTACGAAGAGGAGTTCGTTCCCGGTGAGGCCGACGGCGGTATGTTCGGCAGCGTTCCCGCGAAGAAACCCCAGCACTTTTGGCCTTCCGCGAAGCGGCTAATGGGCCTGCTGAAACCCGAACGCGCCGGCATCACCGCCGTGCTCGCGATGGTGACGGTCGCCGTCGTCCTCAACGTTGTGGCGCCGCGGATCCTTGGCCAGGCGATGGACGTGATCTTCAGTGGAGTTGTCGGCAAACAGTTGCCTGCCGGCGGGTCCAAAGAGCAGTTCGTCGAGGGCCTCCGGGCCCAGGGACAGGATAACTTCGCGGACATGCTGGCCAGAATGGACGTTATCCCTGGCGCCGGCATCGACTTTCAAAAACTCGCGTTCCTGATCAGCGTGGTCCTGGTGATGTACTTCGTCGCCAACATCTTCCTCTGGCTGCAGGGTTACGTCCTGAACGTCCTGGTCATGCGGGTGGTCCGCCAACTGCGCGACGACACCGAGAAGAAGCTCAACAGGCTTCCGCTGAACTACTTCGACACCCGCCAGCGCGGCGACATCCTTTCCCGGGTCACCAACGACGTCGACAACATCCAGCAGGCGCTGCAGCAGGCCTTCGCGCAGCTCGTGAATTCGGCCCTGACGGTCATCGGCATTCTCATCATGATGTTCATCGTGTCCTGGCAGCTGGCCCTGATCGCCCTCGTGGCGTTGCCGCTCTCCGCAGTGGCCGCCGGCATCATCGGATCCCGCAGCCAAAAGCTCTTCGCGGCGCAGTGGAAAAACACCGGGGACCTCAACGGCCAGATCGAGGAGTCCTTCTCCGGCCACGATCTGGTCCGGGTCTTCGGCCGCGACGCCGACATGCTGGCCCGCTTCGACGAGCGGAACGAGGCGCTCTACCAGGCGAGCTTCGGGGCGCAGTTTGTGTCCGGAATGATCATGCCGGTCATGCAGTTCGTGTCCTACCTCAGCTACGTCGGCATCGCCGTCGTCGGCGGCCTGCGCGTCGCCTCCGGCGCGATGAGCCTGGGCGACGCCACCGCGTTCATCCAGTACTCGCGCGAATTCACCCAGCCGCTGGGGCAGATGGCGGGCATGGCCAACATGCTGCAGTCCGGGGTCGCGTCAGCGGAGCGGGTCTTTGAATTCCTCGACGCCGACGAACAGGACGCCGAGACGGCCACCGAAAAGTTGCCGGCCAAGACCGACGGGCACGTTCAGTTCCGGCACGTCACCTTCAGCTACACCCCGGACAAGCCGCTGATCGAGGACCTCTCGTTCACCGCCGAGCCCGGGCACACCGTCGCCATCGTCGGCCCCACCGGCGCCGGCAAAACCACCCTGGTGAACCTCGTCATGCGCTTCTATGAGCTGCAGGGCGGCAGCATCACCCTGGACGGGGTGGACATCACCCAGTTGAGCCGCGCTGAACTGCGGTCCAAGGTGGGCATGGTGCTGCAGGATGCCTGGCTGTTCGGCGGCACCATTTACGACAACATCCGTTACGGCAAGCTCGATGCCACCGAGGAACAGGTGATGGAGGCGGCCCGGGCCACCTTCGTGGACCGCTTCGTCCGCGCCCTCCCTGATGGTTACAACACCATCATCGACGAGGAGGGCAACAACGTCAGCGCCGGCGAGAAGCAGCTGATCACCATTGCCCGTGCCTTCGTCGCCAACCCCTCGCTGCTGATCCTGGACGAGGCCACCAGCTCGGTGGACACCCGCACCGAAGTGCTCGTCCAGAAGGCGATGGCCGCCCTGCGTACGGACCGCACGAGCTTCGTCATTGCCCACCGGCTCTCCACCATCCGCGACGCGGACACCATCCTGGTGATGGAGGCCGGGCGGATCGTGGAGCAGGGAGCGCACGCACAGCTGTTGGAGATGAAGGGCGCTTATTACCGCCTGTACATGTCCCAGTTCGCCGGCGAAGACGCCGACCCGGCCTTTTCGGAAAACACGGCAGACGATGCGACGGCGGTACGCAGCTGA
- a CDS encoding thioesterase family protein, with translation MRWGDMDAYGHINNVQIVRILEEARIAAFGPPRGSGLPGVEPPAPLFSEVPAGTLALIVEHKIRYVRTLEYRNVPAVVQVWVGAIKGASFDIHYLVQDPVTRADCVRATSHLAFVDEATGRVQRLTPEQKTTLTRFTPVPAQTAQPVPSPLSATTEHP, from the coding sequence ATGCGCTGGGGCGACATGGACGCCTACGGCCATATCAACAACGTCCAGATCGTTCGCATTCTGGAGGAAGCCCGCATCGCAGCGTTCGGGCCGCCGCGAGGTTCGGGGTTGCCCGGAGTGGAGCCCCCGGCGCCGCTCTTCAGCGAGGTCCCGGCCGGGACCCTCGCGTTGATCGTCGAGCACAAGATCCGCTATGTCCGAACCCTCGAGTACCGGAACGTGCCGGCTGTCGTGCAGGTGTGGGTCGGGGCCATCAAGGGCGCCAGCTTCGACATCCACTACCTGGTGCAGGACCCTGTCACGCGGGCGGACTGCGTCCGGGCCACCAGTCACCTGGCCTTCGTCGACGAGGCCACCGGGCGGGTGCAGCGGCTGACGCCGGAGCAGAAAACTACGCTCACCCGTTTCACGCCGGTTCCGGCGCAGACAGCCCAACCGGTCCCATCGCCTCTATCTGCTACCACCGAACATCCCTAA